From a single Bryobacter aggregatus MPL3 genomic region:
- a CDS encoding type II toxin-antitoxin system VapC family toxin has product MILDTSAVVAILALEPEAEEFIQAISTAPRCRISAGTFVELSIVLENQLGAEAVHQCEALFRRAGVVIEPVTVEQAYLAKQAFHDFGKGRHRAGLNFGDCFSYALAKETGEELLYKGKGFRKTDLGERDLTFPTLSL; this is encoded by the coding sequence ATGATTCTCGATACCTCGGCGGTGGTCGCGATTTTGGCACTGGAGCCAGAAGCTGAGGAGTTCATCCAAGCCATCAGCACTGCCCCTCGCTGCCGGATTTCCGCGGGAACCTTTGTGGAATTGTCTATTGTTCTTGAGAACCAACTGGGTGCGGAAGCCGTGCATCAGTGCGAGGCCTTGTTTCGCCGTGCTGGTGTTGTCATCGAGCCTGTCACTGTCGAGCAGGCATACCTGGCGAAGCAGGCGTTTCATGACTTTGGAAAAGGCCGGCATCGCGCCGGGTTGAACTTTGGGGACTGCTTTAGCTATGCGCTGGCTAAGGAGACCGGGGAAGAACTGCTGTACAAGGGGAAGGGTTTTCGAAAGACGGATCTGGGGGAGAGGGATTTGACGTTTCCAACTCTATCATTGTAA
- a CDS encoding DsbA family protein, translating into MANLMVLMRRIIVYSVLCVAYLPGQETQQCQQCSDVLLELRQLRLLVESLRPNSEAPKTRIVKLAVGNAPMLGSSDAPYTIVNFTDYQCSYCQQFFYNTYPDLKKLLIDTGKVRFFSMDLPLDNHPNAMNAAIAGRCAADQGKFWSLHDIMQSDSQRLSLSELAISAVRIGLDEDKFSKCMKSIEHRESITSSIKVAMSVGANGTPSFIVGRSTKEGVEGELVIGAQAFGTFESKTKQPNP; encoded by the coding sequence ATGGCCAATCTTATGGTCCTGATGAGGAGGATTATTGTATATTCAGTATTGTGTGTAGCCTATCTTCCGGGGCAAGAAACGCAGCAATGCCAGCAATGTTCGGATGTTCTATTAGAGTTGCGTCAACTTCGGCTGTTAGTTGAATCACTTCGCCCAAATTCAGAAGCGCCGAAGACACGGATTGTAAAACTCGCAGTGGGGAATGCTCCCATGTTGGGCAGCAGCGACGCCCCCTATACGATAGTGAATTTCACAGATTACCAGTGTAGCTATTGTCAGCAATTCTTTTATAACACGTATCCAGATCTGAAGAAGCTTCTAATTGACACTGGAAAAGTCCGTTTCTTCAGCATGGATCTTCCCTTAGATAATCACCCCAATGCAATGAATGCTGCGATCGCCGGTCGATGTGCGGCGGATCAAGGTAAGTTTTGGTCATTACACGATATTATGCAGTCTGACTCACAACGGTTATCGCTAAGTGAGCTGGCGATTTCAGCTGTAAGAATAGGACTAGACGAGGATAAATTTAGTAAGTGCATGAAAAGCATAGAGCACCGAGAATCGATCACGTCGAGTATAAAAGTGGCGATGAGTGTTGGAGCCAATGGTACTCCTTCATTTATTGTTGGTAGAAGTACAAAGGAGGGTGTCGAGGGTGAACTCGTTATAGGGGCGCAGGCCTTCGGAACTTTTGAATCGAAGACCAAACAGCCGAATCCTTAG
- a CDS encoding helix-turn-helix transcriptional regulator — protein sequence MIGTKETRQRNVFLSSNGYIQSKRNKSSASIASSRTLSYYYTRMQTLMQDKALNLNFQLDALSPRLTSGTLWADLMFVEFDSVHGRPTVIGSSPHDSLLHFTTHRNDTTISNQVQSSHLSSGELILKSVSPPDTQSDSELRHVTSLIIFPTFLSQLSPYWSRLQDRLSHIPPLIQDSDLSLSIHSFRDLMNSRPFLKRLHGKFYATYIIATLLDRYSLFTCDNNTSHPPLSYATLNSTLGHIADSISDPALETSQLASMAGVSTAIFRKRFKQSICRPIHQSIIDVRIELAKFLLSQSTLPIGKIALDVGCFDQSHFNHLFHQRLGMTPGRYRMHKHQGSHS from the coding sequence ATGATAGGCACTAAGGAGACAAGGCAAAGGAACGTTTTCTTGAGTAGCAATGGATACATCCAATCCAAGCGGAATAAATCATCAGCTTCGATCGCTTCAAGCAGAACGTTAAGTTATTATTACACTAGGATGCAGACATTGATGCAAGATAAAGCTTTGAATTTGAACTTTCAGCTTGATGCACTTTCTCCACGTTTGACAAGTGGAACTCTGTGGGCTGATTTAATGTTCGTAGAGTTCGATTCCGTACACGGAAGACCCACCGTGATAGGATCATCGCCTCACGACTCGTTGCTTCACTTCACAACTCATCGCAACGACACCACCATCTCCAATCAGGTCCAATCTAGCCATCTAAGTTCTGGTGAACTCATACTCAAGTCAGTGTCGCCACCGGACACTCAATCGGATTCTGAGCTAAGACACGTGACTTCCTTGATCATCTTTCCAACGTTCTTGTCCCAGCTATCTCCGTATTGGTCGCGTCTACAGGACAGGCTTTCACACATACCACCGTTAATTCAAGACTCTGACCTTAGCTTATCGATACATAGCTTCCGCGACCTTATGAACTCCCGGCCCTTCTTAAAACGATTGCACGGAAAGTTTTATGCAACGTACATTATTGCCACCTTGCTTGATAGATACTCATTGTTTACCTGCGACAACAATACCTCTCATCCTCCTCTTTCATATGCCACGCTCAACTCCACTCTAGGTCATATCGCCGACAGTATCAGTGACCCGGCGCTTGAAACCTCACAGCTAGCAAGCATGGCTGGAGTCTCAACAGCGATCTTCCGCAAACGGTTTAAGCAAAGCATCTGTCGACCTATCCATCAATCAATCATCGACGTCAGAATAGAGCTGGCAAAATTTCTTCTTTCCCAGAGCACTCTGCCGATAGGTAAGATTGCTCTTGATGTTGGATGTTTTGACCAAAGCCACTTCAACCACCTCTTCCATCAGCGCCTTGGAATGACTCCAGGACGATATAGGATGCATAAACATCAGGGGTCTCATAGCTAA
- the rlmN gene encoding 23S rRNA (adenine(2503)-C(2))-methyltransferase RlmN translates to MSELRESARFESADGTVRMLLALQDGKQVESVFIPEKMRDTVCISSQVGCAVDCQFCMTAKMGLERNLSSQEIAGQVRRVIDLWKLDVKERPFNVVMMGQGEPLLNLDAVLEATAMMMDQKGMSVAPRRISLSTSGIIPKIEELGRAEKRPRLAVSLNASHQEQRERIMPITKKWRLDDLMRVCRDFPLKRSERILFEYVMLDGVNDTVEDAHRVVELLRGMEATVNLIAWNAAPGIDFARPSDEKVSAFQEIVQAALPCYQRKPRGRDISAACGQLKLVALGKN, encoded by the coding sequence ATGAGTGAATTGCGGGAGAGCGCGCGGTTTGAGAGCGCGGACGGGACGGTTCGGATGCTGCTGGCCTTGCAGGATGGCAAGCAGGTGGAGAGCGTTTTCATTCCAGAGAAGATGCGCGATACCGTTTGCATCTCCTCGCAAGTGGGCTGCGCCGTTGATTGCCAGTTTTGCATGACCGCGAAGATGGGCCTCGAACGGAATCTTTCCTCCCAGGAAATCGCCGGGCAGGTGCGCCGGGTGATCGACCTTTGGAAACTCGATGTGAAGGAACGCCCCTTCAATGTCGTCATGATGGGACAGGGTGAACCGCTTCTCAACCTTGACGCTGTTCTTGAAGCCACCGCCATGATGATGGACCAGAAGGGCATGTCCGTTGCTCCGCGCCGGATTAGCCTTTCCACTTCCGGGATCATTCCGAAGATTGAAGAACTCGGTAGGGCAGAGAAGAGACCAAGGCTGGCTGTGAGCCTGAATGCTTCTCATCAGGAACAACGCGAACGCATCATGCCGATTACGAAGAAGTGGCGGCTGGATGATTTGATGCGCGTTTGCCGGGACTTTCCTTTGAAGCGCAGCGAACGGATTCTTTTTGAATACGTGATGCTGGATGGGGTGAACGATACGGTGGAAGATGCTCACCGGGTGGTGGAACTGCTTCGGGGGATGGAGGCGACCGTGAATCTGATTGCCTGGAATGCGGCTCCGGGGATTGATTTTGCCCGGCCGAGCGATGAGAAGGTTTCTGCTTTTCAGGAGATTGTGCAGGCCGCTTTGCCTTGTTACCAACGGAAGCCGCGCGGGCGGGATATCTCTGCTGCTTGTGGACAGTTGAAGCTGGTGGCGCTGGGGAAGAATTAA
- a CDS encoding DUF4230 domain-containing protein — MKPRFLLVISALLFIASVGFFLTGRPKLAADSPVLLREIQKLNELVSVKYSIQKVIGIEEQKRPVGMEKILLITQAQVLAGIDLSQLKSSNIIMGKDKSRLIQLPPAQILHIVLNEKETKVWDHQITWWTPWVPYNPELESRARQAAIEATRKAALDMGILKEAEKNARTSIRALLEAAGITQISFNPPS, encoded by the coding sequence ATGAAGCCCAGATTCTTGCTTGTAATCTCGGCGTTGCTCTTCATAGCATCCGTCGGGTTCTTCCTGACTGGCAGACCCAAACTCGCAGCAGACTCCCCAGTCCTCCTCCGCGAAATTCAAAAGCTGAACGAGCTCGTCTCCGTCAAATACAGCATCCAAAAGGTCATCGGGATTGAAGAGCAAAAGCGCCCCGTAGGAATGGAAAAAATCCTGCTCATCACCCAGGCCCAAGTCCTCGCGGGCATCGATCTGTCGCAGTTAAAATCGTCCAACATCATCATGGGCAAAGACAAATCGCGGCTCATCCAATTGCCGCCCGCGCAAATCCTCCACATCGTGCTGAACGAAAAAGAAACCAAAGTCTGGGACCACCAGATCACCTGGTGGACGCCCTGGGTCCCCTACAACCCGGAGCTTGAAAGCCGGGCCCGTCAAGCAGCGATTGAAGCCACCAGAAAAGCCGCCCTCGACATGGGCATTCTGAAGGAAGCGGAAAAGAACGCCCGCACCTCCATTCGAGCCTTGCTCGAAGCCGCTGGCATCACCCAAATCTCATTCAACCCGCCGTCTTAA
- a CDS encoding DUF1501 domain-containing protein: MTRRELLQTTGTGFGMVGLSHLLQAAPHHTPKAKQVIFLFLNGGPSQVDTFDPKPNLAKFHGQPMPGDYPKAKQERGTLMQSPFKFQRYGQSGLEVSDLFAKTAQHIDDICVLRSMHTDLPAHPQAILQMNSGRIIPGFPSWGSWITYGLGTENKNLPGFITLCAGVPDVGAQLWSSAFLPSVNQGTYVPNDESDPEKMIQHLRARGGTTEEQRKRVELWEKLNKLQLTQSGPDAQLEGRIQSMEVAYRMQSEALDAFDVAKEPLAIRERYGIEATPDTSEMKIKSATRDGDFARGCLVARRLIERGVRAVQVYFGNDKPWDSHHDILVHRRLAHQADQPIAALLSDLKSSGLLKETLVIIGGEFGRRPWTEVAGRINVQNGRNHNNEGFTTLLIGGGVKGGMAYGATDDFGYQAIDKKVHVHDLHATVLHLMGLEHTRLTYPYSGRQFRLTDVAGNVIQEILV; this comes from the coding sequence ATGACCCGACGCGAACTCCTCCAAACCACCGGCACCGGCTTCGGCATGGTCGGCCTCTCGCACCTGCTCCAGGCCGCGCCCCACCACACTCCCAAGGCCAAGCAGGTCATCTTCCTCTTCCTCAACGGCGGCCCCTCACAAGTCGACACCTTCGACCCCAAGCCGAACCTCGCCAAGTTCCACGGCCAGCCCATGCCCGGCGATTACCCCAAGGCCAAGCAGGAGCGCGGCACCCTCATGCAGTCGCCCTTCAAGTTCCAGCGCTACGGCCAATCCGGTCTCGAAGTCAGCGACCTCTTCGCCAAGACCGCCCAACACATCGACGACATCTGCGTCCTCCGCTCGATGCACACCGATCTGCCGGCCCACCCCCAAGCCATCCTGCAAATGAACTCCGGCCGCATCATCCCCGGCTTCCCCAGTTGGGGCTCCTGGATCACCTACGGCCTCGGTACAGAGAACAAGAATCTCCCCGGCTTCATCACCCTCTGCGCCGGAGTCCCCGACGTCGGCGCCCAGCTCTGGTCCAGCGCCTTCCTCCCCAGCGTGAACCAAGGCACCTACGTGCCCAACGACGAATCCGATCCCGAGAAGATGATCCAACACCTCCGCGCCCGTGGAGGCACCACGGAGGAGCAACGCAAACGCGTCGAACTCTGGGAAAAGCTCAACAAGCTGCAACTCACCCAATCCGGTCCCGACGCCCAGCTCGAAGGCCGCATCCAGTCGATGGAGGTTGCTTACCGCATGCAGTCCGAGGCGCTCGACGCCTTCGACGTCGCCAAGGAACCCCTCGCCATCCGCGAGCGCTACGGCATCGAAGCCACGCCCGACACCTCTGAGATGAAGATCAAGTCCGCCACCCGCGACGGCGATTTCGCCCGTGGCTGCCTGGTCGCCCGCCGTCTCATCGAGCGCGGCGTGCGCGCGGTGCAAGTCTACTTCGGCAACGACAAACCCTGGGACAGCCACCACGACATCCTCGTCCACCGCCGTCTCGCGCACCAGGCCGATCAACCCATCGCCGCCCTGCTCAGCGATCTGAAATCCTCCGGCCTCCTCAAAGAAACCCTCGTCATCATCGGTGGCGAATTCGGCCGCCGTCCTTGGACAGAAGTAGCTGGTCGCATCAACGTCCAGAACGGCCGCAACCACAACAACGAAGGCTTCACCACCCTGCTCATCGGAGGCGGCGTCAAAGGCGGCATGGCCTACGGAGCAACGGACGACTTCGGCTACCAGGCCATCGACAAGAAGGTCCACGTCCACGACCTCCACGCCACCGTCCTCCACCTGATGGGGCTGGAACACACACGTTTAACCTACCCCTACAGCGGCCGGCAATTCCGCCTCACCGATGTTGCTGGCAACGTGATCCAGGAAATCCTCGTCTAA